AATCTTGCCCAAGTTTTAAAAGAAAATGAAGTGTCTAAAGTTTATATTTGTGGTTTCAATACAGAGTATTGTTGTTTATTTTCAAGCATCATATGTTCCGACAGAGGCTATGAAACTATTTTTATTGAAGATGCTTCGGGAACATTTGGAGATGAAAAAATTTATGAAATGCCCAGATTAGATATTAATGATTTTATCGGTTCAATACTTAATTGGTCCGGAGAAGTTCAGGTTTTATATACTGAAGAGTATTTGAATGGATTTGATAATGAGAGATAGTGAATTAAAAATAATGTCAATAAAATCATTTTGCAATCGATGGATTTAAGGTAATCTTTATGATATCCAAACTATGAAGAGATTATAAAAGTTCTTCAAGAACTAGAAAAAGAAATTAATAAGTAAATAGAATTTTGTAAAATTTGATTTAACTTATATCTAAAAATTTAAAAATCAGAGCTTTTTAATCAGCTCTGATCTTTGTGTGTTATTTGCTATTTACTAGCTTTTTCCAATTCCAATACTACTGAATTTGGAATAGATTTTTCCCCACCTACTATGATAAAGTAGTCGATTGTTTTCTTAACGTAGTCTCTTAATTCTTTTGAAGCTCCGTTCTTGCTAACTAATAAGATTGGTGTTTTGTGGATCGCTGCTACTTGAGATGTTACCAATGCATCGGCAAATAATTCGCCTCTTGCTACGAAGGCTTGTCTTCAAATACTTTTCTCCGTTTTTTATTGACTTTCGCAAATTTATAATTGCAAAAATCTTTTGTTATCTATATTGTATTCCTTATATATATTTTTTTTGCAATGTTTTCCCTCACATCTTTTTTTCTATTCTTTTTACAGTTTTCAACAAAAAACTTCCAAGATTATTACAATCCCAGAAGTTATCCCCTATATTTTTACTTATTCTAATTATTTAACGTCGTAGTCGAATTCATTTATCGATCTTTTGCTGTCTATGTTTTGTTCTTTAAGAAATTCCATTTCTTTCAATCCTTTAGATTTTGCGACAACTGATTTAGGAAACGACACGATTTCTTGATTTATTATGCTGATATTGTTATTGACGATTCTTTTCGCAGCTGCTAATTGTTCATTTTCGTCGCTGATTTCATCTTGTAAATTGATGAATTCTTGTGATGATTTAAGGTCCGGGTAGCTTTCAGCAAGTGCAAATATTTTGCTGATTTCTTTGTCTTGGTTTTGTATTGTGGCGTTGAATTCTTTGATATTTGCATTTTGTCGAAGTTGAATTACATCTGAAAAAGTTGAGGCTTCATGTTTTGCGTATGATTTGGCTACTTTTATCATTTCACAAATTGTGTCGTATCTTTTAGCTAGTGCAATGTCCACGTTTTTCTTGGATTCGTCTATTACGACTTTGTATCGGTTAAATCTATTCGATGTTTTTACCCACCAAATTAATACTATTAAAATGATTAATGCAATTATTCCAATTGCTGCGAATTCCGAATTTAAAAATCTGTCCATAATTTCTCCTTATAATTTTTCACCTATTATATCTATTAGAGAGTAAAATCCAGATAATTTTTCTCTAACTTTTTCGTATTCTGTTGAAAGCGACAATTCATCAACTTGTTTTTTCGTTTGTGGTAAAGCAAATAAAAATGCATTTGATTCAAATGATACGGAGATGTATTGTTCATTCATGTATAAGCACACTCTCATTTTTTCTTTCCAATCGTTCAATAACTCTATAATTTTAGGATCTAAAATTAGTCTTGTGTAGAAATCATCTGTTGAATATATTGCGTATGAGTTGTTAAATTCAATGGATTCCGTCTCAATTTCTTTTTCTATTTTGGTTTTCTTTCCGTAGCTTCCATGATTTCTAAACCCAAGTACTTTACCTTTTTTTACGGGAACTACTCTTATGTGTCCATTTATTTTAGTGTCAAATTTCGCCATCAAAACCTGTCCACAAAAATCAATAGTTTGTCGTGTGTGTCCTTCACTATCTTCAGTTTCTGTGTATGCTTGCATATTAGAAAACTCTGTTTTGTAATCATCACCAAATACTATGTGGCAGTTTCCAAAATAATACTGAGAATCAGGAACCAACCTTTGCATCACTTTCACATCAACTTTCTTAGAATAATCAATTGTTGTATCCGGCAAGATTTCATTCAACACTGGTAATAGGAAATTATCAGTGTAGGATGTTGCAAGTTCAGTTCTTCGTTGTTTTGAATATTTGTTCCAAAAATATACTAAAGCCGCCATGACAAGAATTGAATAAATTCCTAGCATCGCTCTTAATGCAATAAATCCAACCATAGCACCTATAACTAAAAATGGATTAATGATGTTGTCCTTCATTCCATTTTTTACTGAATGTAGTTTTGATTGCATTTGTGGAGAATTTTCTATTTGTTCAATTCGCTTTACTATTTCGGGATTGGTGAATTTATCCCTGTATTTTTTCCTCACTGCTTTTCCTTTCACTCACTATTTTTGTACATGCTTTCATTTATATTTATACCCGATTATTCGCGAAAAATAAGCTATTTATACCAATTCTTGATATTTTTACAAATATTTTACAAAGATTTATTGTGCATATAACATAAAAAAGACACCTTCTTACTGGTGCCATACTCGTATAAATTTATTTTTTTGTTATGCTCATTCCTATAACCATACCCAAAAGCATACCGATTGATATCGAAGTCGCAATGTCGAATTTATCGGAGATAGTTCCTAAACCCGCGCCTAGCATCATTCCCAATGCCATCCCAAATGACATATAATTATCGGACGAATCTTCTGATTGTGCTTTCGATTTTTTTATGACGATTAGTACTAATATCACCGTTATAATCAAAGGTAAAAGTATTTTAAATATTTCCATGTCTTCTCCTTTTACAAATCTTTCTTGAAACAAATAATTCTGTTTGCCTCGATAAATCCAATTGCAAGGTGAAACTTCAAGCTTTGAGTATTATCCAATAGACAATCACTTGCAAATTCAGAGCATCCCATCTTTTTTGCCCAATCTTCGCATGATTTTACGAGATTTCTTGCAATATTTTGTTTTCTATAATTTTCTTCTACAAATATTCCTTCCAAATATCCGACAGGTGAGCTTTCCGTACCTTCCACATAATCGTGACGAAGTTCTACATTCGCAAACCCAACAGGGATTTCTTTCACGAATGCAATGAAGCAAGTTCCTTCATCTGATTGTAGAATTTCTGTGAATTCTTCTTCTAATTCATCCACATTTTCATTATCCCATATTTTTGCCGCCATTTGTGCCAAAACATGTGAATCTTTTTGTGTCGCTTCTAATATTTTCATTATTTATCCTCATTTTCTCTCAATTAGATTTTATTGCACACATATTCCCGTGTCAATGATAGCACAAAAAAAACTGACCTTCTAAGTCGTGTGACTTTTGAAGATCAGTTATATTTGATGACTTTAGTCAGTTGAGTTCGCTTGCGAACGAAACAATAAACTACCCGCTATGCGGGTAGGCGTTCTTAGGTTATACCAAAAAAATCACCAAGTATTATAATAGAGTTGTTCAGACCTAAAATAATAAGAGGTGATTTTATGGCAAATAAAACTAATTCATTGTCTCACACAAAATGGATGTGCAAGTATCACATAGTCTTCACTCCAAAGTATAGACGAAAAGTGATATTTTATCAATATAGAGAAAGTCTCATAGAAATATTCAAATTACTTTGTAAATACAAAGGAGTAGAAATAATAGAAGGGCATATGATGCCAGATCATGTACACATGTTAGTAAGCATTCCACCCAAAATATCAGTATCAAGTTTTATGGGATATTTAAAAGGGAAAAGTGCTCTAATGATGTTTGACAGACATGCGAATTTAAAATACAAATTTGGCAATCGTCATTTTTGGGCAGAAGGATATTATGTGAGCACAGTGGGATTGAATGAAAAGACAATAGCAAAATATATAAGAGAACAAGAGCAACATGATATAGCACTTGATAAATTGAGTGTAAAAGAATATACAGATCCGTTTATGAAATAGAAATTAAAAATCCCTTTCAGGGATAGGCTAAAGTGGCAAAAACAGTTAGGTTTGAACAGAGTGAAAACCAGCGCCTTGAGACGCTGGTTGGTATCACTCGGGCTTATAGCCCTTGAACAAACCACCCGTTTTACGGGTGGTCATGATTTTATTCAGATAATTTTTTCCCCGATAATTTGTACACTTTTTTGGCTCTATTTTTGAGTCTCGAATCGTGAGTTACGCAAATTATGGTCATTTTTTTATTTAATTCGTCCAGTAAATCCAAGAATTTGTCGACGTATTCTTCATCCAAGTTCGCTGTTGGTTCATCCAAGACTAATAGCTCTGGTTCATTGATTAACGCTCTTAGAATCATTAGTTTTTTGATTTCTCCACCGGACAAATTCTTCGCGCTATTTAGGTTGAGCAGTTCTTCCATGTCGTATTTTTTGATGAATGTCTCATAATCAAAATTATCCACACCTGAGATGTCTGCTTTCATTTCCAAGTTTTCCTTGACTGTTAACGCTGGAAATACTATCAAATCTTGAGGCACGAATGATATTTTCTTGGAGCGAAGATCAGATATTTCTTTGTCTGTAAAATCTTTTACTTCTTTGGAGAATAGCTTAACGCTTCCTTCATCGTAATTCAAAAATCCCAAGATTACATTTAATAGCGTACTTTTTCCTGCACCGCTGGCTCCAACTATAGCGATGTAGTCATTTTCATCAACTGTTAGGTTCAAATCTTTTAGCACTTCGTTTTTTCTGTCTTTATTGATGAGGTAGCTTTTTGTTAAATTTTCAATTTTTAATATTTCCATTTAATTACCTCTCAATTTTAGTGCTAATTCTTCTTTGGATATTTTGATTACATTAAATATTTGCGTTATCAATGCTATTACGATTACAACTGCTAATGTAATTAAGGATATCAGCAAAATTTCTTTTGCATTTACGCTCATAAACGCCAAATCCAAAGATTTTTCTATTTGTCCGGAGAATAACTTTACTGTGAGTATGGATAATCCAATTCCTATTACTGCCCCAATAAATGATAGTACTACTGAGTATTTTAGGATAATGGATTTTAGTTTACTCTTTGTTATACCAAGTATTCTAAGTGTTGCCATTTGCTTTTCTTTGTCTTTGAAATCAACTGTAAATATCGAAATTAATACGATTATTGCCATTATCAATGTAAATGTTAGTAGTATTTTCAAATATTTCATAAGAGAGAACATTTCTTTGGATAGATTGTCTACGAAGTTTTTGTTCATGACAACCATAGTGTGTGTACCTCTAAGTGATTTCATAAGGTTAACTGTTAATTGTTCACTATCTGCATTATCTTGTTTTTTTATTAAAATTGAAGATATTTCAGAATTTGGAACGTATTTTTGTGGATGAACTTTAATAGAATCTTGTAACATTTTCTTGGCTGTATCAAAATTCATGAAGATTGCATTATCAAACCCAAGACCAGTTTTCATTAGTTTTGATTTTACTTTGTATTTTTTGCCAAAAAAAGTCAATGTGTCGGCTTCAACAACGCTCACGTTATTTCCGATAATAATTTCGTTGTCCTTCAAGTCTTTTACATCTTTTTTCATCCAAGGTTTTATTGTAAAGTCCTTTTCAAAATCAATTCCGATCGCTTGAACCGGGAATGAACAACAGGATTCTTGAAGTGTCGCAATGTATAGTTGCGGTGCTGCTTGTTTTACTCCTTCGATCTTTTGTACTTTATCAAGTACATCATTTTGCATGTAAAATTCCGAAGGTTTACCCGATACGAATAACGCTTCTTGTTCTTTGCCGCTTTTTTCTGGAACAATCATCATGTCTGCGCCCAATCTTTGTTTCATATTGTCGATTGAATTGTTAAGTCCTATTGAAAAATACATGCTTACAAACAAAAGTGCAGACACTATCGCCATTACCAAAACAATGATAAATGTTCTAACAGGATTGGATGATATCCAGTTTTTAAGGTAAAGTTTATCTTTCATCTATACTCTTTTTCAATACCACAAGATAAGCTATTGAAATTATTACAAGGATTATTGAGCAGATTGATACTGCTGGAATTGTCTTCATTTGACAAGCGGCACCTGCGTGTTTGCAACCACCTATTACAAATTTCGCTAACAATAGTGAATCAATCGCTAAGATTGGAACTGCGATATTAATTCCCCATTCGATTTTTTCGTCTTTAATGATGTATGCGATGACTAATAAAATCACGATACTTACTGCCACTACAAATACCGCATTTGACATGTGGAAGCATTTCATCGGCATTTTGCCTGGCATTACTTCGCATGGTTTTGCAATAACTTTTGGTATTAATGCTAAAATAACTGCTGCTACCAATTGTAAAATTTTCAAAATTTTCTTCATATTTTCTCCTAAATATTTAATGTTTCTAAGATTTCATTTCTGTAATCTGTGAACTCTTTGCTAGTTCTGTTTCTTGGATAATCCAAATTGATTTCCAATATTTTCTTTATTCTACCTGGTCTTGGTTCCATTATAACAACTTTGTTGGATAAGTAAATAGCTTCATCAACATCGTGTGTTACCATTATCATTATGTGTTTGTTTTCTTGCCACAATTTAATGAGTTCGTCTTGCATATTCATTCTAGTAAATGCGTCCAAAGCTCCCAATGGTTCGTCCAACAAAAACACGTTTGGTTTGTTAATCATTGTTCTGATAAGTGATACTCTTTGCGCCATACCACCTGATAATTGGTGAGGATATGAG
This Finegoldia magna ATCC 53516 DNA region includes the following protein-coding sequences:
- a CDS encoding isochorismatase family cysteine hydrolase; its protein translation is MNALIVLDVQNGILKKKDFTDTLNNIKILIDDFKKNNDVIILFKHLSNDFDSPYFKGSDDAEICEELLGLGDYVIEKTSCNPFYKTNLAQVLKENEVSKVYICGFNTEYCCLFSSIICSDRGYETIFIEDASGTFGDEKIYEMPRLDINDFIGSILNWSGEVQVLYTEEYLNGFDNER
- a CDS encoding ABC transporter ATP-binding protein → MEILKIENLTKSYLINKDRKNEVLKDLNLTVDENDYIAIVGASGAGKSTLLNVILGFLNYDEGSVKLFSKEVKDFTDKEISDLRSKKISFVPQDLIVFPALTVKENLEMKADISGVDNFDYETFIKKYDMEELLNLNSAKNLSGGEIKKLMILRALINEPELLVLDEPTANLDEEYVDKFLDLLDELNKKMTIICVTHDSRLKNRAKKVYKLSGKKLSE
- a CDS encoding DUF4418 family protein; its protein translation is MKKILKILQLVAAVILALIPKVIAKPCEVMPGKMPMKCFHMSNAVFVVAVSIVILLVIAYIIKDEKIEWGINIAVPILAIDSLLLAKFVIGGCKHAGAACQMKTIPAVSICSIILVIISIAYLVVLKKSIDER
- a CDS encoding ABC transporter permease, translated to MKDKLYLKNWISSNPVRTFIIVLVMAIVSALLFVSMYFSIGLNNSIDNMKQRLGADMMIVPEKSGKEQEALFVSGKPSEFYMQNDVLDKVQKIEGVKQAAPQLYIATLQESCCSFPVQAIGIDFEKDFTIKPWMKKDVKDLKDNEIIIGNNVSVVEADTLTFFGKKYKVKSKLMKTGLGFDNAIFMNFDTAKKMLQDSIKVHPQKYVPNSEISSILIKKQDNADSEQLTVNLMKSLRGTHTMVVMNKNFVDNLSKEMFSLMKYLKILLTFTLIMAIIVLISIFTVDFKDKEKQMATLRILGITKSKLKSIILKYSVVLSFIGAVIGIGLSILTVKLFSGQIEKSLDLAFMSVNAKEILLISLITLAVVIVIALITQIFNVIKISKEELALKLRGN
- a CDS encoding LemA family protein → MDRFLNSEFAAIGIIALIILIVLIWWVKTSNRFNRYKVVIDESKKNVDIALAKRYDTICEMIKVAKSYAKHEASTFSDVIQLRQNANIKEFNATIQNQDKEISKIFALAESYPDLKSSQEFINLQDEISDENEQLAAAKRIVNNNISIINQEIVSFPKSVVAKSKGLKEMEFLKEQNIDSKRSINEFDYDVK
- the tnpA gene encoding IS200/IS605 family transposase yields the protein MANKTNSLSHTKWMCKYHIVFTPKYRRKVIFYQYRESLIEIFKLLCKYKGVEIIEGHMMPDHVHMLVSIPPKISVSSFMGYLKGKSALMMFDRHANLKYKFGNRHFWAEGYYVSTVGLNEKTIAKYIREQEQHDIALDKLSVKEYTDPFMK
- the aac(6') gene encoding aminoglycoside 6'-N-acetyltransferase; this encodes MKILEATQKDSHVLAQMAAKIWDNENVDELEEEFTEILQSDEGTCFIAFVKEIPVGFANVELRHDYVEGTESSPVGYLEGIFVEENYRKQNIARNLVKSCEDWAKKMGCSEFASDCLLDNTQSLKFHLAIGFIEANRIICFKKDL
- a CDS encoding DUF3137 domain-containing protein, which translates into the protein MRKKYRDKFTNPEIVKRIEQIENSPQMQSKLHSVKNGMKDNIINPFLVIGAMVGFIALRAMLGIYSILVMAALVYFWNKYSKQRRTELATSYTDNFLLPVLNEILPDTTIDYSKKVDVKVMQRLVPDSQYYFGNCHIVFGDDYKTEFSNMQAYTETEDSEGHTRQTIDFCGQVLMAKFDTKINGHIRVVPVKKGKVLGFRNHGSYGKKTKIEKEIETESIEFNNSYAIYSTDDFYTRLILDPKIIELLNDWKEKMRVCLYMNEQYISVSFESNAFLFALPQTKKQVDELSLSTEYEKVREKLSGFYSLIDIIGEKL